In Phacochoerus africanus isolate WHEZ1 chromosome 2, ROS_Pafr_v1, whole genome shotgun sequence, one DNA window encodes the following:
- the LOC125120822 gene encoding 60S ribosomal protein L39-like has protein sequence MVCAHKSEKNFPASWGEGKEEFIEIRDIASTLLTTSSHKIFRIKQFLVKKQKQNHSIPQRIRMKTGNKIRYTSSRRHRRRTKSGL, from the exons ATGGTCTGTGCCcacaagtcagaaaaaaattttccagcaTCGTGGGGTGAagggaaagaagagtttattgagataagagacatTGCTAGCACA CTTCTTACCACATCTTCTCACAAGATTTTCAGAATCAAGCAATTCCTGGtcaagaagcaaaagcaaaatcattCCATTCCCCAAAGGATTAGAATGAAAACTGGTAATAAAATCAGGTACACCTCCAGTAGAAGACATCGGAGAAGAACCAAGTCTGGTCTATGA